The Desmodus rotundus isolate HL8 chromosome 13, HLdesRot8A.1, whole genome shotgun sequence genome has a window encoding:
- the CCDC70 gene encoding coiled-coil domain-containing protein 70, with the protein MANPLSWLSRKMSLFKVYKWMGLDCFRSFLGSLPNIGRKKRIDKLQEEKAFLEEIRVFRGKIEDFRAEMWHFRGKIRAFQDQVLSSWEEERPFWEEEEAFWEEEKAFWEIEKSFREEEETFWEKHRLFWKEDKALQEIDLYLLQEDKALWEEGKALWVEERALLEEEKALWEDNKSLWAEENVFWVEGGGHIAEEQMGENGQHDVQGQPQSPAFSRSRA; encoded by the coding sequence ATGGCCAACCCACTATCCTGGCTGAGCAGGAAGATGTCTCTCTTCAAGGTGTATAAATGGATGGGACTTGATTGCTTCCGGTCGTTTCTGGGCTCCTTGCCCAACATTGGCCGGAAGAAACGAATCGACAAGCTGCAGGAGGAAAAGGCTTTTCTGGAAGAGATAAGAGTTTTCCGTGGGAAAATAGAAGACTTCAGGGCAGAGATGTGGCATTTCCGAGGCAAGATTCGTGCTTTCCAAGACCAGGTCCTGAGCTCTTGGGAAGAGGAGAGACCTttctgggaagaggaggaagcctTCTGGGAGGAGGAAAAAGCCTTCTGGGAAATAGAAAAGTCTTTCCGGGAAGAGGAGGAAACCTTTTGGGAAAAGCACCGTCTCTTCTGGAAGGAGGACAAGGCCTTGCAGGAGATAGACCTGTACCTTCTTCAGGAGGACaaggctctgtgggaggaagggaaggctctgtgggtggaggagCGAGCtctcctggaggaggagaaggcccTGTGGGAAGACAACAAGTCCCTCTGGGCGGAGGAGAACGTGTTCTGGGTGGAAGGCGGTGGCCACATTGCTGAGGAGCAGATGGGTGAGAATGGGCAGCACGATGTGCAGGGGCAGCCACAGTCGCCCGCCTTCTCCCGTAGCCGGGCATGA